In the genome of Fusarium poae strain DAOMC 252244 chromosome 1, whole genome shotgun sequence, the window AGCCTGATTTAGTCAAATCGGATGGCCCAGTAAACTAATCCATCCCTATTTCAGCTACGGCTCGTGCCGTGAGTAATGTCTCCATAACCAGTCAACTACATAGCAATGCTTCTATTAAGAGGGACAGACTAACAGCGTCTCGACTACAGGCCGAGTTCCACGGGACCTTATCCAGACTGTCACTTCTAGCATTAGTTGCAGATCGTCATTGGAAGTGACACAAGCCAAGCGGCTTGATTTGATCTAGCCCTACGGGGGATCATCAGTAACGTACTGTACAAGTGGTTAAAGGTTCAGAGATATGGATGAAAGGACAGGGTATGTTGTTGTGTGTTGTCCTGTTTACTGACACAGCCCCGTCTCCTCGTTTCCTTTTGACCGAAACATAGCAGGAGCAGCCTCgaaaatatatattctaATGATTCTCAACAACATTACTTCCCCGCATGTTCTAGAGGTTGATCTGCGCCTTAGCTGAAGCCGATGCAGTAGACTACCGACGAAACAACACTATCGTGGCTTGAACTAAGGCAGGAGGCGCAACAGCTAAATAATTGCCGGAGCAGCCCAATGTCTGGTGAAAGGTGACCGCAACACCGTCCACCCACTCGAGAATTGGGATCCCAACTAGGTATTCTTCTCGTCTCGTCGATCAGTTTATAAGGTTGAGGCAAAGAACGCCCTGCTTCTATCCGTCTTCCGCTGACATATTGTTTACCATACTAGTTTATTTTGGGCCTATTTTCGCAAATTGGGTTTTCCGCTTACGAAGTGGATCGGATTCCAGAAGCTCAATTCATGTCTCATTGATGGTACCTAGTTCGATCTCCCTGCTGCTTGTCCTATCCCTCATACACAGTTGCTTCCACCGGGAATAAAAGTCCCATCCGAGTTCTCGCAACCGCAAGTACCATCGTTGGGATCCTTGATACATGTAGTACCGACACCAGAAGACTCTCCATTGTtgctaaaaaaaaaaaaaaaagtgtcAGTCAAGTAAACATTTCCCTACATCCATGATGTACTTACTTCCAGAAGAAAGTCCAGTAGTCTTCATCGGCAGTCATGTCGCCAGAAGTAGGTGCGTCACACTCATAAGCCTCACAGGTACCATAAGGAGCACCGTTGTTCTTGTCATACTGATGATCAACCTTGAAAATGGCAAAGGTCTGCTTGCCTGAGACGCGCGTGTTGTATGCGCACTCAGCAGCCTGAATGGCGTTGGATGTCTTGGAAGCTACAAGGAGCTGGTCAGTCTCAAAAGTCTTGCTGGATTGAAT includes:
- a CDS encoding hypothetical protein (TransMembrane:1 (o40-60i)) — protein: MGLRVVDYKNKRIFTAEDLIHSINYRAKIFRILYQSFINMYPLVTFTSLLAIAGAVSATLEPAKSNTKGQYPKSPSCSPSKTSNAIQAAECAYNTRVSGKQTFAIFKVDHQYDKNNGAPYGTCEAYECDAPTSGDMTADEDYWTFFWNNNGESSGVGTTCIKDPNDGTCGCENSDGTFIPGGSNCV